A portion of the Staphylococcus felis genome contains these proteins:
- a CDS encoding DUF5325 family protein: MKKSKTIFFVLALIAVFFLTTFSFAIAASNIFWMIVTFILLLITLGYGFTLKKKYKENNWF; encoded by the coding sequence ATGAAGAAATCTAAAACAATATTTTTTGTACTAGCACTTATTGCTGTATTCTTTTTAACAACATTTAGTTTTGCAATCGCTGCGAGCAATATCTTTTGGATGATTGTCACTTTTATCCTATTATTAATAACATTAGGATACGGTTTTACACTGAAAAAAAAATATAAAGAAAATAATTGGTTTTAA
- a CDS encoding COX15/CtaA family protein, whose protein sequence is MFNKRNLKWLSILATLMMTWVQLGGALVTKTGSADGCGSDWPLCHGAFLPQNLPIETIIELSHRAVSGISLIVVLWLVITSWKNIGHIKEVKPLCIISVSFLLIQALVGAAAVMWQQNDYILALHFGISLISFSSVFLLTLLIFGLDQKYEANIVHIHKPLQILTWLMAGITYVGIYTGALVRHTEASLAYGSWPLPFGDLLPHTAQDWVQLAHRFLAMCVFIIVLISYIHAVKNYSNIRTIHYGYTATFILVLLQALTGALSIFTEVNLIIALFHALFITYLFGMIAYFILLILRSNRGEQ, encoded by the coding sequence TTGTTTAATAAACGCAACCTAAAATGGCTTTCCATTTTAGCGACACTCATGATGACATGGGTACAGCTTGGTGGTGCACTGGTAACGAAAACTGGCTCTGCAGATGGTTGTGGGTCAGACTGGCCACTATGTCATGGCGCTTTCTTACCTCAAAATTTACCAATTGAAACCATTATCGAACTGAGCCATAGAGCTGTATCAGGTATTTCATTAATCGTTGTATTGTGGCTAGTGATTACGTCATGGAAGAACATTGGTCACATTAAAGAAGTCAAACCACTTTGTATCATTAGCGTTAGCTTTTTATTAATACAAGCACTAGTTGGAGCTGCAGCAGTCATGTGGCAACAAAATGATTATATTTTGGCACTACATTTTGGCATATCCTTGATTAGCTTTTCGTCTGTCTTTTTATTGACATTGCTTATTTTTGGTTTGGATCAAAAATACGAAGCTAATATTGTGCATATTCATAAGCCGCTTCAAATTTTAACTTGGTTAATGGCTGGAATCACATACGTTGGTATCTACACAGGCGCACTTGTGAGACATACTGAAGCAAGTTTGGCATATGGATCTTGGCCACTACCATTTGGCGATTTGTTACCACACACAGCGCAAGACTGGGTTCAACTTGCACATCGCTTTTTAGCAATGTGTGTCTTTATCATCGTTTTAATCTCTTATATTCATGCAGTCAAAAATTACTCAAACATTCGCACAATCCATTACGGTTATACTGCGACATTTATACTCGTTTTACTTCAAGCTTTAACAGGTGCATTGTCGATATTTACAGAAGTGAATTTAATCATCGCACTTTTCCATGCACTATTTATTACCTATTTATTCGGTATGATCGCTTACTTTATTTTATTAATTTTAAGATCAAACCGTGGCGAGCAATAA
- a CDS encoding DUF2197 domain-containing protein produces MRKVTCILCNTEVLLDENTLLAKQLKNNPIKTFMCDECKSRVDTPKQLKRPFHRRV; encoded by the coding sequence ATGCGCAAAGTCACATGCATTCTTTGTAATACAGAAGTACTACTCGATGAGAATACACTGTTGGCTAAACAATTAAAAAACAACCCCATCAAAACTTTTATGTGCGATGAATGTAAAAGTAGAGTCGATACACCTAAACAATTGAAAAGACCTTTTCATCGTAGAGTATAA
- a CDS encoding DUF420 domain-containing protein produces the protein MRILPMISTACISISAIFVAIGWRHIYMRRIEKHKKNMLTAATLAVIFFIIYASRTLLLGNTAFGGPDSLKPFYTIFLIFHIVLATVGAVMGIIQITTALKEKYHIHRKVGPTASVVWFCTAITGLVTNILLYVLYPGGETTSLLRATFGY, from the coding sequence ATGAGAATCTTACCCATGATTAGTACAGCATGTATTTCAATTAGTGCTATTTTTGTTGCGATTGGCTGGCGTCACATTTATATGCGTCGAATTGAAAAGCATAAAAAGAATATGTTAACAGCTGCGACATTAGCGGTCATATTTTTTATTATTTATGCGAGTCGTACATTACTTCTTGGCAACACGGCATTTGGGGGCCCTGATTCACTCAAGCCGTTCTATACGATATTTTTAATATTCCATATTGTACTTGCGACAGTTGGAGCTGTTATGGGAATTATTCAAATTACGACAGCATTAAAGGAAAAATATCATATTCATCGTAAAGTAGGTCCAACAGCATCAGTCGTTTGGTTCTGTACAGCGATTACAGGGCTTGTGACTAATATTTTACTATATGTCTTATACCCAGGTGGAGAAACGACTTCATTACTTCGTGCAACTTTCGGTTATTAG
- a CDS encoding YlaN family protein, protein MSTKSNFESVAYDQLHKDADRILQLIKVQIDNLTLPQCALYEEVLDTQMYGLQKEVDFAVNIGLVNSEDGKQLMLSLEKELSKLHEANTNVSK, encoded by the coding sequence TTGAGTACAAAAAGTAACTTTGAGTCTGTTGCGTATGACCAATTGCATAAAGATGCTGACCGTATTTTACAATTAATTAAAGTACAAATAGATAATTTAACATTACCTCAATGTGCACTGTACGAAGAGGTTTTAGATACACAGATGTATGGTTTGCAAAAAGAGGTTGACTTTGCGGTGAATATTGGTTTAGTCAACTCTGAAGATGGTAAACAGTTAATGCTTAGTCTTGAAAAAGAATTATCAAAATTACACGAAGCAAATACGAACGTGTCAAAATAA
- a CDS encoding pyruvate carboxylase has translation MKKIHKLLVANRGEIAIRIFRAATELDIETVAIYSAEDKGALHRYKADESYLVGESLKPGESYLDIEGIIDIAKNAGADAIHPGYGFLSENKQFAERCQEEGIIFIGPETRHLDMFGDKVKARTTAINAGLPVIPGTDGPVERYQDVKAFADEVGYPLMVKATSGGGGKGMRIVRQESELEEAFERAKSEAQKSFGNSEVYVEKYIDQPKHIEVQIIGDTHGNVIHLYERDCSVQRRHQKVVEVAPSVSLDDDLRGKICDAAVHLMSHIQYVNAGTVEFLVSGDAFYFIEVNPRVQVEHTITEMITGVDIVKSQILIADGGDIHQSDIAIPQQSDIHTLGYAIQCRITTEDPTQDFMPDTGRIVAYRSTGGFGVRLDAGDAFQGAVISPYYDSLLVKVSTHALSYKDAREKMERSLQEMRIRGVKTNIRFLRNVINHDKFITGDYTTKFLDQAQELFIVEPSRDRGTKTLEYIGNVTVNGFPNVEKRSKPHFERLILPSLDLKKKQQLKGTKQLLDEKGPKAVADWVKSQDDVLITDTTFRDAHQSLLATRVRTHDLLNIAPKTAEVMNDNFSLELWGGATFDVAYNFLKENPWERLTQLRKAIPNVLFQMLLRASNAVGYKNYPDNVIQKFVEESAKAGIDVFRIFDSLNWVEQMKVANEAVQKAGKISEGTICYTGDILNVERSNIYTIEYYVKLAQTLEREGFHMLAIKDMAGLLKPRAAYELIGELKSVVDIPIHLHTHDTSGNGVLTYKQAIDAGVDVIDTAVAAMSGLTSQPSSNSLYYAMSGFDRRVRMDIDGHETLSHYWDTVRPYYSDFESDMKSPHTEIYQHEMPGGQYSNLRQQAKSLGLAERFNEVKDMYRRVNFLFGDIVKVTPSSKVVGDMALYMVQNDLDETTVIKDGHKLDFPESVVSFFKGEIGQPVNGFNKHLQEVILKGQQPLTERPGEYLEPIDFDELKQELQNIQDEEVTEQDLISYALYPKVYEQYVKTYQQFGRISILDTPTCFFGMRDNETIEIEIDKGKILIVTLKTITKPDENGFRTVFFDMNGQARRIQVKDENIKAENVLKPKADKSNTNHIGAQMPGTVIEVKVKEGDQVEVGQSLLITEAMKMETTIQAPFKGTVKKVYVTANDSIATQDLLIELTPET, from the coding sequence ATGAAAAAGATACATAAGCTACTGGTAGCAAACCGTGGTGAGATTGCAATTCGTATTTTTAGGGCAGCAACGGAATTAGACATAGAAACTGTAGCTATTTATTCAGCAGAGGATAAAGGTGCATTGCATAGATATAAAGCAGATGAGTCTTATTTAGTAGGTGAATCGTTGAAGCCTGGCGAAAGTTACCTCGATATTGAAGGTATCATAGATATTGCTAAAAATGCCGGTGCTGATGCAATTCATCCGGGTTATGGTTTTTTAAGTGAGAACAAACAATTCGCCGAACGCTGTCAAGAAGAAGGGATTATTTTTATAGGTCCTGAAACACGTCATTTAGATATGTTTGGTGACAAAGTTAAGGCGCGAACTACAGCGATTAATGCCGGGCTTCCTGTCATACCTGGTACAGATGGTCCTGTCGAACGATATCAAGATGTCAAAGCCTTTGCAGATGAAGTTGGATACCCACTTATGGTCAAAGCCACAAGTGGTGGTGGCGGTAAAGGTATGAGAATTGTGCGCCAAGAAAGCGAGCTTGAAGAAGCATTTGAACGTGCGAAATCAGAAGCTCAAAAATCTTTTGGTAATAGTGAAGTTTACGTTGAAAAATACATTGATCAACCGAAACATATCGAAGTTCAAATCATAGGAGATACACATGGCAATGTTATCCATTTGTATGAGAGAGACTGTTCAGTTCAGCGACGACATCAAAAAGTAGTTGAAGTTGCGCCATCAGTGAGTCTAGATGACGATTTACGTGGAAAGATTTGCGATGCAGCTGTGCACTTAATGTCTCATATTCAGTATGTGAATGCCGGTACTGTTGAATTTTTAGTTTCAGGAGATGCGTTTTATTTTATAGAGGTGAACCCACGAGTACAAGTAGAGCATACAATTACAGAAATGATTACAGGTGTGGATATCGTTAAAAGTCAAATTTTAATAGCAGACGGTGGTGATATTCATCAAAGTGATATTGCAATACCACAACAGTCAGACATTCATACTCTAGGCTATGCTATACAGTGTCGTATTACAACAGAAGATCCAACGCAAGATTTCATGCCTGATACAGGTCGTATAGTAGCATATCGTTCAACGGGTGGATTTGGTGTTCGCTTAGATGCGGGAGATGCTTTTCAAGGTGCTGTGATTTCGCCGTATTATGATTCATTATTAGTAAAAGTGTCTACACATGCATTAAGTTACAAAGATGCGCGTGAAAAAATGGAACGTTCGTTACAAGAAATGCGTATTCGTGGCGTCAAAACGAATATTCGCTTTTTAAGAAATGTTATTAATCATGACAAGTTTATTACGGGCGACTATACAACTAAATTTTTAGATCAGGCACAAGAACTTTTTATTGTTGAACCTTCGCGTGACAGAGGAACGAAAACTTTAGAATATATTGGTAATGTTACTGTAAATGGGTTTCCAAATGTTGAAAAAAGGTCTAAGCCTCATTTTGAGCGTCTAATTTTACCAAGCTTAGATCTAAAAAAGAAACAACAGTTAAAGGGAACGAAACAACTTCTTGATGAAAAGGGACCCAAAGCTGTTGCAGATTGGGTTAAATCACAAGATGATGTGTTAATCACAGATACGACATTTAGAGATGCACATCAATCGTTACTGGCAACTCGAGTACGTACACATGACTTATTAAATATTGCACCAAAAACTGCAGAAGTCATGAATGATAATTTCTCTTTAGAATTATGGGGAGGTGCGACGTTTGATGTAGCTTATAACTTCTTAAAAGAAAACCCTTGGGAGCGTTTGACTCAATTGAGAAAAGCAATTCCTAATGTATTATTTCAGATGCTATTACGTGCATCTAATGCAGTAGGTTATAAAAATTATCCTGATAATGTCATTCAAAAATTCGTTGAAGAAAGTGCGAAAGCAGGTATTGATGTATTCAGAATTTTTGACTCTTTAAACTGGGTTGAACAAATGAAAGTCGCAAATGAAGCTGTTCAAAAGGCAGGGAAAATTTCAGAAGGTACGATTTGTTATACTGGTGACATTTTGAATGTGGAACGATCAAACATTTATACAATTGAGTATTACGTCAAACTTGCTCAAACATTAGAACGTGAAGGATTCCACATGTTAGCGATTAAAGATATGGCTGGTTTATTAAAGCCACGTGCTGCTTATGAACTGATTGGTGAGTTGAAATCAGTCGTTGATATACCAATCCACCTTCATACACACGATACAAGTGGAAATGGTGTATTAACATACAAACAAGCGATAGATGCGGGTGTCGATGTTATTGATACAGCGGTTGCTGCCATGTCAGGACTAACAAGTCAACCAAGTAGTAACTCACTATACTATGCAATGAGTGGATTTGATCGTCGCGTTCGTATGGATATCGACGGTCATGAAACTTTATCACACTATTGGGATACAGTGCGCCCATATTACAGCGATTTTGAAAGTGATATGAAATCACCGCACACTGAAATTTATCAGCATGAAATGCCAGGTGGACAATACTCAAATCTTAGACAACAAGCCAAAAGTTTAGGATTAGCTGAAAGGTTCAATGAAGTCAAAGATATGTATCGTCGTGTGAACTTTTTATTTGGAGATATCGTCAAAGTTACCCCGTCATCAAAAGTTGTAGGGGACATGGCATTGTATATGGTCCAAAATGATTTAGACGAAACTACAGTGATTAAAGATGGTCATAAGCTTGACTTTCCAGAGTCAGTTGTATCCTTTTTTAAAGGTGAAATAGGCCAACCTGTCAATGGATTTAATAAACATTTACAAGAAGTTATTTTAAAAGGGCAACAACCTCTAACAGAACGCCCTGGAGAGTATCTTGAACCAATTGATTTTGACGAATTGAAACAAGAGCTACAAAACATCCAAGACGAAGAAGTCACAGAGCAAGATTTAATAAGTTATGCGTTATATCCAAAAGTTTATGAACAATATGTTAAAACATATCAGCAATTTGGACGTATTTCAATTTTAGATACACCGACATGTTTCTTTGGTATGAGAGATAATGAAACGATAGAAATAGAGATAGATAAAGGTAAAATTCTAATTGTTACATTAAAAACAATCACAAAACCAGACGAGAATGGCTTTAGAACAGTATTTTTTGATATGAATGGACAAGCGCGTCGTATTCAAGTGAAAGATGAAAATATCAAAGCTGAGAATGTATTAAAGCCAAAAGCTGATAAAAGTAATACAAATCACATCGGCGCACAAATGCCAGGTACCGTTATCGAAGTGAAAGTAAAAGAGGGTGACCAGGTCGAGGTTGGACAGTCATTGCTTATTACAGAAGCTATGAAGATGGAGACAACCATTCAAGCCCCATTTAAAGGAACAGTTAAGAAAGTGTATGTTACTGCGAATGATTCTATCGCGACACAAGACTTATTGATTGAACTAACACCTGAAACATAA
- the typA gene encoding translational GTPase TypA, with product MTKLREDVRNIAIIAHVDHGKTTLVDELLKQSGIFRDNEHVEERAMDSNDIERERGITILAKNTAVDYKNTRINILDTPGHADFGGEVERIMKMVDGVVLVVDAYEGTMPQTRFVLKKALEQDLKPVVVVNKIDKPAARPEGVVDEVLDLFIELDANDEQLEFPVVYASAVNGTASLNADEQDENMKCLYETILEYVPAPVDNRDEPLQFQPALLDYNDYVGRIGVGRVFRGTMRVGENVSLLKLDGSIKHFRVTKIFGYFGLKREEIQEAYAGDLIAVSGMEDINVGETITPQDHQEALPVLRIDEPTLEMTFRVNNSPFAGREGQYVTARQIQERLDNQLETDVSLKVTPTDSPDAWTVAGRGELHLSILIENMRREGFELQVSKPQVILKDIDGVLHEPFERVQAEVPEEHAGAVIESLGRRKGEMVDMVTTDNGLTRLIFNVPARGLIGYTTEFMSMTRGYGIINHTFDEFRPRIKGRIGGRRNGVLVSMDQGKASEYAILNLEDRGVNFMEPGTEVYEGMIVGQNNRENDLTVNITKVKHQTNVRSATKDQTETMKRPRILTLEEALEFIDDDELVEVTPENVRLRKKILNKGQREKEAKRLKQMMEDENK from the coding sequence ATGACAAAATTAAGAGAAGATGTTCGTAATATTGCGATTATCGCTCACGTAGACCATGGTAAGACGACTTTAGTTGATGAATTATTAAAGCAATCTGGTATTTTCCGTGATAATGAACATGTAGAAGAGCGCGCGATGGACTCGAATGATATAGAGAGAGAGCGTGGTATTACCATACTAGCTAAAAATACAGCTGTAGATTATAAGAATACGCGAATTAATATTCTTGATACACCTGGACACGCTGATTTTGGTGGCGAAGTGGAGCGTATTATGAAAATGGTAGATGGTGTAGTTCTTGTTGTGGATGCATATGAAGGTACAATGCCTCAAACTCGTTTTGTACTTAAGAAGGCTTTAGAACAAGACCTAAAACCAGTTGTTGTTGTAAATAAAATTGACAAACCTGCTGCACGTCCTGAAGGCGTTGTAGATGAGGTGTTGGATTTATTTATAGAGCTTGATGCTAACGATGAACAGTTAGAGTTTCCTGTGGTGTATGCATCGGCAGTGAATGGTACAGCAAGTTTAAATGCGGATGAGCAAGATGAAAATATGAAATGTTTATACGAAACGATTTTAGAATATGTACCAGCGCCAGTGGATAATCGAGATGAACCTTTACAGTTCCAACCAGCATTACTAGACTACAATGATTATGTAGGTCGTATTGGTGTCGGACGTGTTTTTCGAGGCACAATGCGAGTGGGAGAAAACGTATCATTGCTTAAATTAGATGGCTCGATTAAGCATTTCCGTGTGACGAAAATCTTTGGTTATTTCGGTTTAAAAAGGGAAGAAATCCAAGAAGCCTATGCTGGGGATTTAATTGCAGTTTCTGGTATGGAAGATATCAACGTAGGTGAAACAATCACACCACAAGATCATCAAGAAGCGTTGCCAGTATTACGTATTGATGAACCAACACTTGAAATGACGTTCCGTGTGAATAATTCTCCATTTGCTGGAAGAGAAGGGCAATATGTTACAGCACGTCAAATTCAAGAACGTCTAGACAATCAACTTGAAACAGATGTATCACTGAAAGTCACACCAACTGACTCACCAGATGCATGGACTGTTGCAGGTCGTGGTGAGCTCCACTTATCTATTTTAATTGAGAACATGCGACGTGAAGGCTTTGAGTTACAAGTATCAAAACCTCAAGTTATTTTGAAAGATATTGATGGTGTATTACACGAACCTTTCGAAAGAGTACAAGCTGAAGTACCTGAAGAGCATGCTGGAGCTGTCATTGAATCATTAGGACGACGTAAAGGTGAGATGGTGGACATGGTAACCACTGATAATGGCTTAACACGTTTAATCTTTAATGTACCAGCTCGTGGTTTAATTGGTTATACGACTGAGTTTATGTCAATGACACGTGGCTATGGTATTATCAACCACACATTTGACGAATTTCGTCCACGTATTAAAGGGCGTATCGGTGGCCGTAGAAATGGTGTGCTTGTCTCAATGGATCAAGGTAAGGCAAGTGAATATGCAATCTTAAACTTAGAAGACCGTGGTGTTAATTTCATGGAGCCGGGTACAGAAGTTTATGAAGGAATGATTGTAGGTCAAAATAACCGTGAAAACGACTTAACTGTAAATATTACAAAAGTGAAACACCAAACAAACGTCCGTTCAGCGACAAAAGATCAAACAGAAACGATGAAACGTCCTAGAATTTTAACGCTTGAAGAGGCGCTTGAGTTTATTGATGACGATGAATTAGTAGAAGTAACACCTGAAAATGTCCGTTTAAGAAAGAAAATTTTAAACAAAGGTCAACGTGAAAAAGAAGCAAAACGTCTTAAACAAATGATGGAAGATGAAAATAAGTAA
- the ftsW gene encoding cell division peptidoglycan polymerase FtsW, whose protein sequence is MNNMKKLFRYILKSSKYIDFPLLITYLALCFIGLTMVYSASMVAATRGTLTGGVPVSGTYFYTRQLVYVIIGFCIVFVMSYIMDVKILKNRNVQLGMMGVIIFLLFATLGFGSEINGSKSWINLGFMNLQASELLKIAVILYVPYIIERKRKEIQRQPSAIIGPIILVGFCLGLVLMQKDVGQTLLIAGIFFSIIIYSGIGVKNFLKIGMFSGLGLLVGLFFIFVFHINILPDYLTARFSAIENPFNYEDGIGYHLANSLLAIGNGGLFGRGLGNSVMKLGYLPEAHTDFIFAIISEELGLVGALIVLGLIYFIVYRAFTLASRTTSYFYKLVCVGIASYIALQAFINLGGISGLIPLTGVPLPFISFGGSSMMSLSIAMGLLLIIGKQIKYDEAKKRYMAKQMKQTSRY, encoded by the coding sequence ATGAATAATATGAAAAAGCTCTTTCGATATATTTTGAAATCCTCTAAATATATCGATTTTCCATTATTAATTACTTACCTTGCACTTTGCTTTATTGGATTGACAATGGTTTATAGTGCAAGTATGGTTGCTGCGACGAGAGGAACCTTAACAGGTGGTGTTCCTGTTTCGGGAACATATTTTTATACACGACAACTCGTATATGTCATTATTGGCTTTTGTATTGTCTTTGTGATGTCATATATCATGGATGTTAAAATTCTTAAAAATCGTAATGTTCAACTTGGGATGATGGGCGTGATTATATTCCTTCTATTTGCGACTTTAGGATTTGGTAGTGAAATCAATGGCTCCAAAAGTTGGATTAACTTAGGTTTTATGAATTTACAAGCATCGGAGTTATTAAAAATTGCGGTTATTTTATATGTGCCGTATATCATCGAACGTAAACGCAAAGAGATTCAACGCCAACCATCGGCCATCATCGGCCCTATTATTTTAGTCGGATTTTGTTTAGGTCTTGTGCTTATGCAAAAAGATGTCGGCCAAACATTGCTAATTGCAGGAATCTTTTTTAGCATTATTATCTATTCAGGTATAGGTGTTAAAAACTTTTTAAAGATCGGAATGTTTTCTGGTTTAGGTCTGTTAGTTGGACTATTTTTTATTTTTGTGTTCCATATCAATATTTTACCTGATTATTTAACAGCTCGCTTTAGTGCGATTGAAAATCCCTTTAACTATGAAGATGGTATCGGGTATCATTTAGCGAATTCTCTATTAGCTATTGGTAACGGAGGATTGTTTGGTCGAGGACTAGGGAATAGTGTTATGAAGCTCGGTTACTTACCTGAAGCTCATACAGATTTTATCTTTGCTATTATTAGTGAAGAGTTGGGGCTTGTAGGAGCACTAATTGTATTAGGTCTCATTTACTTTATCGTTTATCGTGCCTTTACACTGGCTTCACGAACGACATCTTATTTTTATAAGTTAGTATGTGTTGGTATTGCGAGTTACATAGCCTTACAAGCGTTTATTAATCTAGGAGGTATCTCTGGTTTAATTCCATTGACAGGTGTACCATTACCGTTTATTAGTTTTGGTGGCTCTTCAATGATGAGCTTAAGTATTGCGATGGGACTATTGCTTATTATAGGTAAGCAAATTAAGTATGACGAGGCAAAAAAACGTTATATGGCCAAGCAAATGAAACAAACGTCTAGATATTAA
- a CDS encoding NADH-dependent flavin oxidoreductase, producing MEQKFEPLFQSLHLANGQVLKNRFVLAPLTHTLSNRDGTVSDVELNYIESRAKDVGLAITAASYINREGQAFPGQPSPGQPSISKESDLQGLQSLAKVMKTNGTKAVIQIHHGGAKSLPEFVPDGDVKGPSEVSTVGFGKAEPHDVRAMSNEEIEQAIKDFGYATHLAILAGFDGVEIHGANHYLIHQFVSPYYNRRSDEWGDPLRFPKAVVDEVIRTVQNEATEDFIVGYRFSPEEVEEPGITMELTKQLIEVLVEQPLDYLHVSLMDIHSKTRQGQYKGQKRIDLLLKWIEQRLPLIGIGSIFTAQDALSAFESGVPLICMGRELLLDHNFVQKIKSGKADEIISHFDHKREDKHHLPDALWNAFAQGMYPVPQVKND from the coding sequence ATGGAACAAAAATTTGAACCTTTATTCCAATCACTGCATCTTGCTAATGGGCAAGTGCTTAAAAATAGATTCGTACTAGCTCCGTTGACGCATACGTTGTCAAATAGAGACGGGACAGTATCTGATGTGGAATTAAATTATATCGAATCACGAGCGAAAGATGTTGGATTGGCAATTACAGCAGCAAGTTATATTAATCGTGAAGGACAAGCCTTCCCAGGACAACCCTCCCCAGGACAACCCTCCATCTCAAAAGAGTCAGATCTTCAAGGATTACAATCGCTTGCAAAAGTGATGAAAACGAATGGCACTAAAGCTGTTATACAAATCCATCATGGAGGAGCAAAATCATTACCAGAATTTGTACCTGATGGAGATGTGAAAGGGCCTAGTGAAGTGTCGACGGTCGGTTTCGGAAAAGCTGAACCTCACGACGTTAGAGCGATGTCAAATGAAGAAATTGAACAAGCTATTAAAGATTTTGGTTATGCTACACATTTAGCAATATTAGCTGGATTTGATGGGGTTGAAATACATGGTGCCAATCACTATTTAATTCACCAATTTGTGTCACCGTATTATAATAGACGATCAGATGAATGGGGAGACCCTTTGCGCTTTCCAAAAGCGGTCGTTGATGAAGTCATCCGTACTGTACAGAATGAAGCGACTGAAGATTTTATAGTCGGTTATCGCTTTTCGCCAGAAGAAGTAGAAGAACCGGGTATTACGATGGAACTAACCAAGCAATTGATTGAGGTCTTAGTTGAACAGCCACTTGATTATTTACATGTTTCATTAATGGATATACATTCTAAAACACGTCAAGGTCAATATAAAGGTCAGAAGCGAATTGATTTACTTTTAAAATGGATTGAGCAGCGTTTGCCATTGATAGGCATAGGCTCTATTTTTACAGCTCAAGATGCGCTTAGTGCTTTTGAATCTGGCGTACCACTCATTTGTATGGGACGGGAACTATTATTGGATCACAATTTTGTTCAAAAAATTAAAAGTGGTAAAGCAGATGAGATAATTTCGCATTTCGATCATAAACGTGAAGATAAACATCATTTACCAGATGCTTTATGGAATGCATTTGCTCAAGGAATGTACCCAGTTCCTCAAGTTAAAAATGATTAA
- the cyoE gene encoding heme o synthase gives MSKADVMSQTTGRITYKEFKQIIKLGLVQGNLIPAFAGAWLAVVMTQHAFLTSIPQILMTLLGSALIMGGACAINNYYDQDIDALMPSKQSRPTVNQRISDRNLVVLSFTMILVGEILLFMINIPAGVIGLAGVVGYVSLYSIWSKRHTTWNTVVGSFPGAVPPLIGWVAIDGQLSVMAWALFLVVFCWQPVHFYALAIKRKDEYSMANIPMLPSVKGFKRTRIGMFIWLIALLPLPFLMYDLGITFIVLATLLNLGWITLGLTSFKASTKEMKWATTMFVYSLNYLVLFFALVVVISLIKMI, from the coding sequence ATGTCAAAAGCAGATGTGATGAGTCAAACTACTGGACGTATAACTTACAAAGAATTCAAGCAAATTATTAAGTTAGGTCTTGTTCAAGGCAACTTAATCCCAGCTTTTGCAGGTGCTTGGTTAGCAGTGGTTATGACACAACACGCCTTTCTAACATCAATTCCACAAATTTTAATGACATTATTAGGTTCTGCACTTATTATGGGTGGTGCATGTGCAATCAATAACTATTATGATCAAGATATTGATGCATTAATGCCCAGTAAGCAAAGCAGACCGACAGTGAATCAACGAATCTCAGATCGGAACTTAGTCGTTTTAAGTTTCACGATGATTTTAGTAGGTGAAATACTATTATTTATGATTAATATCCCTGCCGGCGTAATAGGTTTAGCAGGTGTTGTAGGGTATGTTTCTTTATACTCGATTTGGTCAAAACGTCACACAACTTGGAATACTGTAGTGGGGAGTTTTCCAGGTGCGGTTCCACCTTTAATAGGTTGGGTTGCCATTGATGGTCAACTGAGTGTGATGGCTTGGGCTTTGTTTTTAGTTGTATTTTGTTGGCAACCTGTTCATTTTTATGCCCTTGCGATTAAACGTAAAGATGAATATTCAATGGCTAATATTCCAATGTTGCCTTCTGTAAAAGGTTTTAAGCGTACGCGTATAGGTATGTTCATATGGTTGATTGCTTTATTACCATTACCTTTTTTGATGTATGACTTAGGTATTACGTTTATAGTATTAGCGACATTGTTAAATTTAGGTTGGATTACTTTGGGTTTAACTAGTTTTAAAGCCTCAACAAAAGAAATGAAATGGGCGACAACGATGTTTGTATATTCTCTTAATTATCTCGTTTTATTTTTCGCACTTGTTGTGGTGATTTCTTTAATTAAAATGATTTAA